A portion of the Micromonospora tarapacensis genome contains these proteins:
- a CDS encoding IS5 family transposase (programmed frameshift) yields MARFDLTDAEWAVLEPLLPAQSRRGGQWRDHRQVINGICWVKRTGSPWRDMPERYGPWKTSHERFRRWAADGTWTRLKQQVVALAEADGDIDWDAQADSTVVRAHQHAAGARKGGSPPPIRRPRQGLGRSRGGLTTKVHTMADGRGRSLATRITPGQASDTKQLVPLLDQIAVTRPGGVGRPRKRPDSLTADKAYSSKANRAALRARKIAAVIPERADQKANRTRKGSSGGRPPDFDTSAYTHRNQVERGFGRRKHWRGLATRYDKLIESYEATLDLIEMLDWLRAVPDRTP; encoded by the exons GTGGCGCGTTTTGATTTGACTGATGCCGAGTGGGCGGTGTTGGAGCCGTTGCTGCCCGCGCAGTCCCGTCGTGGTGGGCAGTGGCGTGATCACCGGCAGGTGATCAACGGGATCTGCTGGGTGAAACGGACCGGGTCGCCGTGGCGGGACATGCCCGAGCGGTACGGGCCGTGGAAGACCAGTCATGAACGGTTTCGCCGGTGGGCTGCCGACGGCACCTGGACCCGGCTCAAGCAGCAGGTGGTCGCGTTGGCTGAGGCTGACGGTGACATCGACTGGGACGCTCAGGCCGATTCCACGGTCGTGCGCGCTCACCAGCACGCCGCCGGTGCCCGTAAAGGGGGCTCACCACCACCGATTCGCAGGC CACGTCAGGGTCTGGGTCGTTCCCGGGGAGGGTTGACCACGAAGGTGCACACTATGGCCGACGGGCGAGGCCGTTCGCTCGCCACGCGGATCACCCCGGGCCAGGCCTCCGATACCAAGCAACTGGTGCCCTTGTTGGATCAGATCGCCGTGACCCGGCCCGGCGGCGTCGGTCGTCCCCGTAAGCGTCCGGACTCGCTGACCGCGGACAAGGCGTACTCGTCCAAGGCGAACCGGGCCGCGTTGCGGGCCCGCAAGATTGCCGCCGTGATCCCCGAACGCGCCGACCAGAAAGCCAACCGGACAAGGAAAGGATCATCAGGCGGCCGTCCCCCAGACTTCGACACCAGCGCATACACCCACCGCAACCAGGTCGAACGTGGCTTCGGTCGACGCAAACACTGGCGAGGCCTGGCGACCAGGTACGACAAGCTCATCGAGAGCTACGAAGCCACACTGGACCTCATCGAGATGCTCGACTGGCTCCGTGCCGTACCCGACCGCACTCCATGA
- a CDS encoding type IV secretory system conjugative DNA transfer family protein, whose product MPSLARAHDVDELIGATALRRAQRLRPSLAGRDPKQVLAAAIGIALGPLVTVSRRRGPVLRSSWEDVILAVMAPRAGKTTSLAVPPILDAPGPVLATSNRSDLWAATARARQRVGRVWPFDPQRVTRQPQTLWWDPLATINGVEDAARLADHFIQEIRGVGSSDPFWPLAAGDLLTCLFLAAANSGGTLTDVQAWLSDVTSREPVTLLRAAGYPQAARSLAGRQGGAPETRDGVYETARTAARCLSDPDIMAWVTPPASNIDRLDVTTFPTSRDTLYLLSKEGAGAAAPLVAALTDAVFRTAVVHAEAAGGRIDPPVLAVLDEAANICKINDLPQLYSHLGGRGVIPITIIQNIAQGQGVWGERGMTALWSAATIKLIGAGLDDARHAEDVSRLIGDHDVAVTSINRDGNGHTSYSTSVQRRRILEPGDLRALKRGRAILLATGARAAMIDLMPWYSGEHADTIGADTATSVEAITRTARADLAAGRKDDNRPSLDLPLPDDGRDAS is encoded by the coding sequence TTGCCGTCCCTCGCCCGCGCTCACGACGTCGACGAACTCATCGGCGCCACCGCGCTACGTCGGGCGCAACGGCTCCGGCCGAGCCTCGCCGGACGCGACCCGAAGCAGGTGCTGGCCGCCGCGATCGGCATCGCGCTCGGACCGCTCGTCACCGTCAGTCGGCGACGTGGCCCGGTACTTCGGTCCAGTTGGGAGGACGTCATCCTCGCCGTAATGGCGCCCCGGGCGGGTAAGACGACCAGCCTCGCCGTCCCCCCGATCCTGGACGCACCGGGGCCGGTGCTCGCCACGAGCAACCGCTCCGATCTGTGGGCCGCGACCGCCCGAGCCCGCCAGCGGGTCGGCCGGGTCTGGCCGTTCGACCCGCAGCGGGTCACCCGCCAGCCCCAAACCCTCTGGTGGGATCCGCTCGCCACGATCAACGGGGTCGAGGACGCCGCGCGGCTGGCCGACCACTTCATCCAGGAGATCCGCGGCGTAGGCTCCTCCGACCCGTTCTGGCCGCTCGCCGCCGGGGACCTACTCACCTGCCTCTTCCTAGCCGCAGCCAACTCCGGCGGCACCCTCACAGACGTCCAAGCCTGGCTGTCCGACGTCACCAGCCGCGAGCCGGTGACGCTGCTGCGCGCCGCCGGATACCCGCAGGCCGCCCGGTCGCTCGCCGGTCGGCAGGGCGGCGCCCCGGAGACCAGGGACGGCGTTTACGAGACCGCGCGCACCGCCGCCCGCTGCCTGTCCGACCCGGACATCATGGCCTGGGTCACCCCACCGGCAAGCAACATCGACCGCCTCGACGTAACCACGTTCCCGACCTCCCGTGACACCCTCTACCTGCTCAGCAAGGAAGGCGCGGGGGCGGCGGCTCCCCTGGTCGCCGCCCTCACCGACGCGGTGTTCCGCACCGCCGTAGTGCACGCTGAAGCCGCTGGTGGCCGCATCGACCCGCCTGTACTGGCAGTGCTCGACGAGGCAGCCAACATCTGCAAGATCAACGATCTGCCCCAGCTCTACAGCCACCTCGGTGGCCGAGGCGTCATCCCGATCACGATCATCCAGAACATCGCCCAAGGCCAGGGCGTGTGGGGCGAACGCGGCATGACCGCCCTGTGGAGCGCCGCCACCATCAAGCTCATCGGCGCCGGACTGGATGACGCCCGCCACGCCGAAGACGTCTCCCGCCTCATCGGCGACCACGACGTCGCGGTGACCTCGATCAACCGGGACGGCAACGGCCACACCAGCTACTCCACCAGCGTCCAACGGCGACGGATCTTGGAACCAGGCGACCTGCGGGCCCTCAAGCGCGGACGGGCGATCCTGCTGGCAACCGGCGCCCGCGCCGCCATGATCGACCTGATGCCGTGGTACAGCGGCGAACACGCCGACACCATCGGTGCGGACACCGCCACCAGTGTCGAAGCCATCACCCGAACCGCCCGCGCAGACCTCGCCGCCGGCCGAAAGGACGACAACCGGCCGAGCCTGGACTTGCCGCTCCCTGACGACGGCAGGGACGCGTCATGA
- a CDS encoding toprim domain-containing protein, with translation MAAERPAPPTERLYEVNAAAASFYASRLRTSKKTARYLDSHGISAATDPNGPWQVGYAPGRWTELATHLQAAGFSADDVVAAGLGFIHSKSRSLLDRFRDRLMFPVTDAHNRVVGFTARDLSGRAEAKWINTPETAIYQKRLLLYGLGQQLADRPAGVGDPVVFVVEGAADVLAMHRMAAAHAAIPETQPVYAVAPCGTNFTRDQLNLLQQTLPGAHLILAFDGDDAGHRAADRAYPAASRWPGQVSGVRLPKGQDPADMLATMDPIWAMSEIVGAVQPLAQLQMTNTISRLFDTKRITDPARFVEDRITAYRAIAELFVDAPHASRDMAEAAAEQLGLDSTDVVRGVFEAWHARTGTPAAPTRLRTYRRPPRRRAVAGATRWSLDAVGRERTG, from the coding sequence ATGGCCGCTGAACGACCGGCCCCGCCGACGGAACGCCTGTACGAGGTCAACGCCGCCGCCGCCAGCTTCTACGCCAGCCGGCTGCGCACCTCGAAGAAGACCGCCCGCTACCTAGACAGCCACGGCATCAGCGCCGCGACGGATCCGAACGGGCCCTGGCAGGTGGGGTACGCGCCGGGGCGGTGGACCGAGCTGGCCACCCACCTCCAGGCGGCGGGGTTCAGCGCCGACGACGTGGTCGCCGCCGGCCTGGGTTTCATCCACAGCAAAAGCAGAAGCCTGCTGGACCGTTTCCGCGACCGGCTCATGTTCCCGGTCACCGACGCACACAACCGCGTTGTGGGGTTCACTGCCCGCGACCTGAGCGGACGAGCCGAGGCCAAGTGGATCAACACCCCGGAAACGGCCATCTACCAGAAACGCCTGCTGCTCTACGGCCTCGGGCAGCAGCTCGCGGACCGACCCGCCGGCGTCGGCGACCCGGTCGTATTCGTCGTCGAGGGCGCCGCCGACGTACTCGCGATGCACCGCATGGCCGCCGCCCACGCCGCCATCCCCGAGACGCAGCCGGTGTACGCGGTCGCTCCATGCGGCACCAACTTCACCCGCGACCAGCTCAACCTGCTCCAACAAACCCTGCCCGGCGCCCACCTGATCTTGGCCTTCGACGGCGACGATGCCGGGCACCGGGCCGCCGACCGGGCGTACCCGGCCGCGTCCCGGTGGCCCGGCCAGGTCTCCGGAGTACGCCTGCCCAAGGGGCAGGACCCCGCCGACATGCTCGCCACCATGGACCCGATCTGGGCCATGAGCGAGATCGTCGGTGCCGTCCAGCCCCTTGCCCAGCTACAGATGACCAACACGATCAGCCGGCTGTTCGACACCAAGCGGATCACCGATCCCGCCCGGTTCGTGGAGGACCGGATCACCGCCTACCGGGCGATCGCGGAGCTGTTCGTCGACGCCCCGCACGCCAGCCGTGACATGGCCGAGGCCGCCGCCGAGCAGCTCGGTCTGGACTCCACCGACGTGGTGCGCGGCGTCTTCGAGGCGTGGCACGCCCGCACCGGCACCCCGGCGGCACCGACCCGCCTCCGGACGTACCGGCGTCCGCCCCGACGCCGAGCCGTTGCCGGCGCCACCCGCTGGTCGCTCGACGCCGTCGGGCGCGAACGGACCGGGTGA
- a CDS encoding PP2C family serine/threonine-protein phosphatase: protein MGGRSLGTTAVITRHDPTSGITVWALADGIGRHSQAATAAQMAADIAATVTLHSTPAAGLHAARAAINAFYGGVHASQAGDASLLVVSAYPAPETRHGVRFEVAWAGDCRAYTIRAGQLAQVTADHTAARQRRDRGEHTPPGSIADVLLTSSVRAGDISICPLDDGPLLLCNSALHRAVPAGQLGAELAGMSDAQASANRIISAIGSQRSGNAAVLLIHPRSAPPSLVTTTGKTRTATHTATGSAAALARTSFARSPSAQTVAAATASTSSGRPDRSPPSRLPPRSSPRRP from the coding sequence ATGGGAGGCCGGAGCCTCGGCACCACCGCCGTGATCACACGCCATGACCCAACGAGCGGGATCACGGTCTGGGCGCTCGCCGACGGCATCGGCCGCCACTCCCAGGCCGCGACCGCCGCGCAGATGGCGGCCGACATCGCCGCGACGGTCACCCTGCACTCCACGCCCGCGGCCGGACTGCACGCCGCACGGGCCGCCATCAACGCCTTCTACGGCGGGGTCCACGCCAGCCAGGCGGGCGATGCCTCATTGCTCGTAGTCTCGGCGTATCCGGCCCCGGAAACCCGCCACGGCGTACGGTTCGAGGTCGCTTGGGCTGGGGACTGCCGCGCATACACCATCCGGGCCGGTCAGCTCGCTCAGGTCACTGCCGATCACACCGCCGCTCGGCAACGCCGCGACCGGGGTGAGCACACCCCGCCGGGCAGCATCGCCGACGTCCTGCTCACCTCCAGTGTTCGCGCGGGTGACATCAGCATCTGCCCACTCGATGACGGCCCACTCCTGTTATGCAACAGCGCCCTGCACCGGGCCGTCCCCGCCGGTCAGCTAGGGGCGGAACTGGCCGGGATGAGCGACGCGCAAGCCAGTGCCAACCGGATCATCAGCGCCATCGGGTCACAGCGGTCCGGCAACGCGGCCGTGTTGCTCATCCACCCCCGCTCAGCCCCGCCCTCGCTGGTCACCACCACCGGGAAAACGCGAACGGCGACACACACCGCAACCGGTTCGGCCGCCGCGCTCGCCAGGACCTCGTTCGCCCGCTCGCCATCCGCACAGACCGTCGCAGCCGCCACCGCCAGCACGTCATCTGGCCGACCCGACAGGTCACCGCCGTCGCGGCTGCCACCACGAAGCAGCCCGCGTCGACCATAA
- a CDS encoding winged helix-turn-helix domain-containing protein, with protein MARKIVRVDEQVHAALRQRAIESRLRPNDVLRRLFGLPVSEPVARPAADQSIPHPQFEIPILRALEQLGGGARAHEVIERVGQLLAAQLTDADRQKLGNGQTRWRLRCNVARNDLIKRGHLSADSARGRWEITDQGLERLHSVDGVDGVDGVDQASAPVRQQGADSAPATARSSFASRATNEAPAPPVAGPSSEAGARRSTTRRG; from the coding sequence GTGGCGCGGAAGATAGTCCGGGTCGACGAACAGGTGCACGCCGCGCTTCGCCAGCGGGCCATCGAGTCGCGCCTGCGCCCGAACGATGTTCTTCGGCGCCTCTTCGGGCTGCCGGTATCCGAGCCGGTCGCACGGCCAGCGGCGGATCAGAGCATCCCGCACCCTCAGTTCGAGATACCGATTCTGCGAGCCTTGGAACAACTCGGTGGCGGCGCACGGGCGCATGAGGTCATCGAGAGGGTCGGGCAGTTGCTCGCCGCTCAGCTCACCGACGCCGATCGCCAGAAACTCGGCAACGGTCAGACACGGTGGCGGTTGCGGTGCAACGTGGCCCGAAATGACCTGATCAAACGCGGCCACCTCAGCGCTGACAGCGCACGAGGACGATGGGAGATCACGGATCAGGGCTTGGAACGCCTACACAGCGTCGATGGCGTCGATGGCGTCGATGGCGTCGATCAAGCCTCCGCCCCCGTGCGCCAGCAAGGCGCCGACAGCGCACCGGCCACAGCCCGAAGCTCATTCGCCAGCCGAGCCACTAACGAGGCACCGGCGCCTCCGGTCGCTGGCCCCTCCTCGGAGGCGGGCGCCAGACGATCCACAACCCGGCGGGGCTAG
- a CDS encoding DUF4913 domain-containing protein encodes MTGRNRDEDLAGMVAALQDQVAEITQRLDDQAPAATTDTPPALRFPTVEAWVVGLFLPMFGWRVDGQRWHWCPQWWRHAEAIWRLELLWRSWEVSRLAATGMSGWSVEIDRHIHELLGDDGPFRQCRAADDDRAARHTELPPATAEPAPDGWWD; translated from the coding sequence GTGACCGGCCGCAACCGCGATGAGGACCTGGCCGGTATGGTCGCTGCCTTGCAGGACCAGGTCGCCGAAATCACCCAGCGTCTCGATGACCAGGCACCCGCCGCGACCACGGATACGCCACCGGCGCTGAGGTTCCCGACTGTCGAAGCCTGGGTCGTCGGCCTGTTCCTGCCGATGTTCGGATGGCGCGTCGATGGGCAACGCTGGCACTGGTGCCCGCAGTGGTGGCGCCACGCGGAGGCGATCTGGCGACTGGAACTGCTCTGGCGTTCCTGGGAGGTCAGTCGTCTCGCGGCGACCGGCATGTCGGGCTGGTCGGTCGAAATCGACCGGCACATCCACGAACTGCTCGGCGACGACGGACCTTTCCGGCAGTGCCGGGCCGCCGACGACGACCGCGCCGCCCGCCACACCGAACTCCCGCCCGCAACCGCTGAGCCCGCCCCTGACGGCTGGTGGGACTGA
- a CDS encoding MerR family transcriptional regulator: MTTSTATTPQSQVWTEHAVRALGMTTDVETAGEILGIGRTKAYELAKTDEFPVKILRIGRRYLVSVPALLKLLGVD, encoded by the coding sequence ATGACGACCAGTACCGCGACCACACCGCAGTCCCAGGTCTGGACGGAGCACGCGGTGCGTGCCCTCGGCATGACAACCGACGTCGAGACCGCCGGGGAGATCCTCGGCATCGGCCGAACGAAGGCGTACGAGCTGGCCAAGACCGACGAGTTCCCGGTGAAGATCCTTCGCATCGGGCGCCGTTACCTCGTCAGCGTCCCGGCCCTGCTCAAGCTCCTCGGCGTCGACTAG
- a CDS encoding DUF2637 domain-containing protein, whose protein sequence is MSTDLTDLARTDRRVARELATAEAGRLASEQRIADEDAAAERRLRMQEGRLRLDDQRDQQNAARAKRRRQERKAEREAKRQRRQARRQETATWYARRIEYVRTNAASVYSGLIYGLAVAGAVYGQVDAARANGLPTPIGVVAAIAIEGTGLAMALTAQQQRLAGERALAARALIWICTAAAVAINAIGHHADPVKAVGLSFLSALGIIVYEVRSGAKHRPELRERGMLPPPPERFGWRRWLVAPRSTLTAWRLDVLDRLSPGAAALVARAEAARVERRRLAAAERERERQEALATDVRKQARTVARKAARAGETGPALTALLHLAQTGTSVPSLALPGPAHKEAEAAHEDARAARAAAAEADARAEAEATRRAQAEAETRAARQTAEAEAARRAEAVEEAERASRRAEHEAALRAAAEEAATKARAEAEQAARGRGQAEAEAQEWRRRGELAETDVANFRRKGAEQTRLQKDLEVRAATAERAAADEQQRREAAEEQLRLLMERMSPRRRRTASNAPAGEPLMFEGQPVPQVDRVSPATVLAVLEAHRDHPDAKQQDLATLAGVTDRTVRSVLSAASRRELATAGT, encoded by the coding sequence ATGAGCACCGACCTGACCGACCTGGCCAGGACCGACCGGCGGGTCGCCCGCGAGTTGGCGACCGCGGAGGCGGGGCGGCTGGCCAGCGAGCAACGAATCGCCGACGAGGACGCGGCGGCGGAGCGACGCCTGCGCATGCAGGAAGGGCGGTTGCGACTGGATGACCAGCGTGACCAGCAGAACGCCGCCCGCGCCAAGCGCCGCCGGCAGGAGCGTAAGGCCGAGCGCGAAGCGAAGCGGCAACGGCGCCAGGCCCGCCGGCAGGAAACAGCGACCTGGTACGCGCGCCGCATCGAGTACGTACGGACCAACGCGGCCTCGGTTTACTCCGGCCTGATCTACGGGCTGGCCGTAGCGGGTGCCGTGTATGGCCAGGTGGACGCTGCCAGGGCCAACGGGTTGCCCACGCCCATCGGCGTGGTGGCGGCGATCGCGATCGAAGGCACCGGCCTGGCGATGGCCCTCACCGCGCAGCAGCAGCGCCTCGCCGGTGAGCGTGCGCTTGCGGCGCGGGCGCTGATCTGGATCTGCACGGCAGCGGCGGTCGCGATCAACGCCATCGGCCACCACGCCGACCCGGTCAAGGCGGTCGGGCTGTCGTTCCTGTCGGCGCTCGGGATCATCGTGTACGAGGTCCGCAGCGGGGCCAAGCACCGGCCTGAGCTGCGGGAGCGGGGAATGCTGCCGCCACCGCCGGAGCGGTTCGGGTGGCGGCGGTGGCTGGTCGCCCCTCGATCCACCCTCACCGCCTGGCGGTTGGACGTGCTCGACCGGCTCAGCCCCGGAGCGGCGGCCCTGGTCGCTCGTGCCGAGGCTGCTCGGGTCGAGCGCCGCCGGCTCGCAGCGGCCGAGCGGGAACGAGAGCGGCAGGAGGCGCTCGCGACCGACGTCCGGAAGCAGGCGCGCACCGTCGCCCGGAAGGCGGCCCGTGCGGGCGAGACCGGCCCGGCGCTCACGGCGCTACTGCACCTCGCCCAGACCGGCACCTCGGTACCGTCACTGGCGCTGCCGGGGCCGGCGCACAAGGAAGCGGAAGCGGCGCACGAGGATGCCCGCGCCGCCCGCGCCGCCGCAGCGGAAGCGGACGCGCGGGCGGAAGCGGAAGCGACGCGACGCGCGCAGGCGGAAGCGGAAACCCGCGCGGCGCGGCAGACGGCGGAAGCGGAAGCAGCGCGGCGAGCGGAAGCAGTAGAGGAGGCGGAACGGGCGAGCCGGCGGGCCGAGCACGAAGCGGCCCTGCGGGCGGCGGCAGAGGAGGCGGCAACGAAGGCCCGAGCGGAAGCCGAGCAGGCGGCCCGGGGGCGGGGGCAGGCGGAAGCGGAAGCACAGGAATGGCGCCGACGCGGCGAACTGGCGGAAACCGACGTCGCCAACTTCCGGCGGAAGGGCGCGGAGCAGACGCGGCTCCAGAAGGACCTGGAGGTTCGGGCGGCAACCGCTGAGCGTGCCGCCGCTGACGAACAGCAGCGCCGAGAGGCTGCGGAGGAACAGCTCCGACTGCTTATGGAGCGGATGTCGCCGCGCCGTCGCCGGACGGCGTCGAACGCACCCGCGGGCGAGCCACTGATGTTCGAGGGGCAGCCGGTGCCGCAGGTCGACCGGGTCAGTCCCGCCACCGTCCTGGCGGTGCTCGAAGCGCACCGGGATCACCCGGACGCGAAACAGCAGGATCTGGCGACCCTCGCGGGCGTCACCGACCGGACGGTTCGGAGCGTGCTCTCTGCGGCATCGCGGCGGGAACTCGCCACGGCTGGCACCTGA
- a CDS encoding deazapurine DNA modification protein DpdA family protein, with the protein MEERRARWDAHVARFGLGPDRVNTPWGLITPWTISEFHPDAARRTTFYLGVGHPHRLNESPVPLFISATTLARYRRRGDDFPVRMNGAPWAGDSGAYAALILRADPEGHPWFAHPDEYGAMWTRFQEDVGPPDVVGIQDWPCEPQCLRRTGATVREHQEATVTNYLYLAQQFPHIPWLPTLQGWHPWEYVEHYGMYQAAGVDLAGMRIGVGSLCRRGSQRDVARVLGTLAPLGVRMHGFGVSINALRLVGPLLVSSDSQAWSATARRERIRLPGCTHLSRPDPVTGYRVPTDCRNCFRYAIAYREEVMDALRYAARGVSAPSTPLVDLSSAPPGTPASNRRTPLARRSRRRAPHPDQLTLFDETAGSMA; encoded by the coding sequence CCCGACCGCGTGAACACGCCGTGGGGGCTGATCACTCCTTGGACGATCAGCGAGTTCCATCCCGACGCCGCGCGCCGAACCACCTTCTACCTCGGGGTGGGACATCCCCATCGGTTGAACGAATCACCCGTGCCACTGTTCATCTCGGCGACCACCCTGGCCCGCTACCGGCGGCGCGGCGACGATTTCCCGGTACGGATGAACGGGGCACCCTGGGCCGGCGACTCCGGCGCGTACGCGGCACTGATCCTGCGCGCCGACCCGGAGGGACATCCCTGGTTCGCGCACCCCGACGAGTACGGGGCCATGTGGACCCGCTTCCAAGAGGACGTGGGACCGCCCGATGTCGTCGGCATTCAGGACTGGCCCTGCGAACCGCAGTGCCTGCGCCGTACCGGAGCCACTGTCCGGGAGCACCAGGAAGCGACCGTGACCAACTACCTCTACCTCGCCCAACAGTTCCCGCACATACCGTGGCTGCCGACGTTGCAGGGGTGGCACCCGTGGGAGTACGTCGAGCACTACGGCATGTATCAGGCCGCGGGGGTAGACCTGGCCGGCATGCGCATCGGCGTCGGCAGTCTGTGCCGGCGCGGCTCCCAACGCGACGTGGCCCGCGTCCTGGGCACCCTCGCGCCGCTGGGTGTGCGAATGCACGGGTTCGGAGTCAGCATCAACGCCCTTCGGCTCGTTGGCCCCCTGCTGGTCAGCTCCGACAGTCAAGCCTGGTCGGCCACCGCCCGGCGCGAGCGCATCCGCCTGCCGGGGTGCACCCATCTGAGTCGCCCAGACCCCGTGACCGGCTACCGCGTACCTACCGACTGCCGCAACTGCTTTCGCTACGCCATCGCGTACCGAGAGGAGGTGATGGACGCGCTGCGGTACGCCGCACGCGGTGTGTCCGCGCCGTCCACACCGCTGGTCGACCTGTCATCGGCCCCGCCCGGGACGCCGGCGAGCAACCGGCGTACGCCGCTGGCCCGCCGTTCCCGTCGGCGGGCGCCACACCCGGACCAGCTCACGTTGTTCGATGAAACAGCCGGCAGCATGGCATAG